Genomic DNA from Aerosakkonema funiforme FACHB-1375:
AGTGTGGGCAAACACTTTCGAGTAGGCGGGAGGTTTGGGTTTGTTGGAAGGAATTGGTTTGCCAGTAGCTAAGTTGAAGGGACTTTGGGCATGGTAGCCAACTTGGTCTTGTTCGGCAAGTTCGTATCCCTTACCTTTAACTGTGGCGACGTGAACTAATACCGGGCCAGAATGCTGATGCGCTTCTTTGAAAGTAGCAATTAATTCTTCCAAATTATGACCGTCTACTGGCCCCATGTAGGTGAAGCCCAACTCTTCAAATACCGCGCCAACTTTCGGTACTGCTAAGCGCTTCATCCCTTCTTTGATGCGTGCCAATTCAGGAGAAAAAGAATCTCCGACAAAGGGAAGATGCTTGAATTGTTCCTCTAGGTTATCGGTGATAAACTGCACTGGCGGACTGAGGCGCATTTTGTTGAGGTAGCGGGGAATTGCACCGACGTTGGGCGAAATCGACATTTCGTTGTCGTTGAGGACTACCAACAGGTTGGTCTTCGGCAAATGTCCGGCGTGGTTGATTGCTTCCAACGCCATCCCGCCAGTCATCGCACCGTCGCCAATTACGGCTACTACCTTGAAGTTGTCGCCTTTCATATCCCGCGCTAAGGCCATACCCAAGGCAGCTGAGATACTGGTAGAAGCGTGACCTGCGCCAAAATGGTCGAATTTGTTTTCACAACGCTTGAGATAGCCGGCAACGCCATCTTTTTGCCGCAAGGTGTGGAAGCGACTGTAGCGACCTGTAATCAACTTGTGGGGATAAGCTTGGTGTCCCACATCCCAGATTACTTTGTCGCGATCGAGGTCTAGGGTCTGGTAAAGTCCTAGTGTGAGTTCTACCACACCCAAACCAGGGCCAAGATGTCCGCCGCTGGTAGCCACGGTTTGCAGATGCTTTTCTCGAATCTGACGCGCAATTTGCTTGAGTTGATGAATAGAAAGACCGTGCAACTGGTTGGGATGGGTGACTTCGCTTAGGTGCATTAGATCTAGTTCTCCAATTTCTCTTACTTTCTGTGCTACTATTTGCCCTGTGGAATGCTTCCACAGTCGGATTGATGGCCAAGACCTTGGACTTTAGTCCTCTGCAACGTCTTCTGTTTCAACAACAAGGGGCGGTTAAAAGTCGCCGAAGCTTGAGAGGGCTTGAAATTCGATTTGTGGAGATGTTACACGCAATACCTCTAAAAAGTATGGCGGGATTCCACAGTAGCTGTTTGCCTCGAAAAGACGCGGCACGCAACGTCTGTGCAAAATCTCAGCTTTTTGTGCAACCATACTGGCGTACTTTCTAAATGATTATTGGATTGTACCTATTTCACTTTAGAGGATTTCGATCGACAATTTACTCACTAATCGGGTTTTTTTGACCTAAAATCGGCGATCGATCCGGTTCTATGGCAGCTATAAACCCGGTCGTCTGCTATTGTGTTAAATTGCTGCGATTTTTAACTAAAATAAGTAATGATGGCAGATAAAACTTGTGTGTTTGCCTCTGCGGTGAGAATGCGATCGCTCTGGCAAATAAATATCAAGTGTTTATGAATATGATTAGACATCTCCTCCAAAAGAATCTCAAAGGCAGGCAGGATGCCTACCCCACAAGAATTTTTGGAGATGTCTATTGTTAATGCGATCGATGCAATGGATCGAGCAAGAACCATCACCGCAAAACAGATTCGGATTAGTAGAGAATTGAAAAATCGAGATAAGACAACATCTGGCTATATAATGATTGTTAAGTTTCTTATCATCGTCTCATGACTGCCCAAGTCCCCTCGATCGAGTTCTTTGAAGGAATTTCCGAAGAATTGAGTAACGTCAGCCTGCGGCGGAATCGCAGTACAGGCGTGCGATCGGTTTTAATGACGTTCGCGCATCTCAAATCCCTAGAAAAATTTAACAGCTTTACCAAAAAATTCTCCAAAGCTCTGCTTTTAATCGATACCGAAGGTCGAATTAGCGTTGAGCCTTCTTCGGTAAAATTCATCTTCGGTGGGCCAGAGGGAGACGAGATCGATCGGGTCGAGTGTGTGTTTGAGATCGAGCGGGAAGATCATTGGGAACGATTTATGCGGTTTATGAACCGCTATGCTGAAGCTAATGGAATGGCATACGGGGAAAGATGAAAGTAGCGATTACAGGTGCAACGGGATTTGTCGGCAGTCGCTTGGTGGAACGGCTGCACGAGTCAGGCGATCGCGTCTTGGTATTGACAAGAAACCCAGAACGTGCTAAGCGAGTTTTCCCCAGCAGTACTTTCCCCAATGTGGAAATCGTCGCCTATACACCTACGGAGTCCGGCGAGTGGCAAAAATCCTTATCCGGTTGCGACGGTGTGGTCAATTTGGCAGGAGAACCTTTGGCAGAAGGTCGCTGGACGCCAGAACGCAAGCAAGCGATTATGGATAGCCGGAAAATCGGCACCCAAAGAATAGTAGAGGCAATTTCTCAGGCAAATCCCAAACCAACAGTATTGGTGAGTACTTCTGCGATCGGCTACTACGGCACCAGCGAAACCGCTACTTTTGATGAAAGCAGTGCCACCGGTGAAGGTTTTCTGGCTGAGGTATGTCAAGCTTGGGAAGCCCAAGCCCAAAAAGCGAAAGACTTGGGCGTGCGATTGGTTATCCTGCGAGTTGGGATTGTGTTGGGGATGGGAGGTGCGATCGCCAAAATGATACCACCATTTAAACTATTTGCCGGTGGCCCTATTGGTAGCGGTCGTCAGTGGTTTTCTTGGATTCATCGCGAAGACCTTGTGAATCTGATTTTAGCCTCGTTACGTCGATCGGATATTGAAGGCGTCTACAACGCCACTGCCCCCAATCCTGTGCGTATGAGTGATTTCTCGCACACTATGGGACAGGTTCTCAAGCGTCCTTCCTGGTTACCCGTACCCGGTTTTGCTTTAGAAGTATTGCTGGGAGATGCGGCGGTAGTGGTATTGGAAGGTCAGGAAGTTGTGCCC
This window encodes:
- the dxs gene encoding 1-deoxy-D-xylulose-5-phosphate synthase, with translation MHLSEVTHPNQLHGLSIHQLKQIARQIREKHLQTVATSGGHLGPGLGVVELTLGLYQTLDLDRDKVIWDVGHQAYPHKLITGRYSRFHTLRQKDGVAGYLKRCENKFDHFGAGHASTSISAALGMALARDMKGDNFKVVAVIGDGAMTGGMALEAINHAGHLPKTNLLVVLNDNEMSISPNVGAIPRYLNKMRLSPPVQFITDNLEEQFKHLPFVGDSFSPELARIKEGMKRLAVPKVGAVFEELGFTYMGPVDGHNLEELIATFKEAHQHSGPVLVHVATVKGKGYELAEQDQVGYHAQSPFNLATGKPIPSNKPKPPAYSKVFAHTLVKLAENNPKIVGITAAMATGTGLDKLHAKLPKQYIDVGIAEQHAVTLAAGLTCEGIRPVVAIYSTFLQRAFDQIIHDVCIQNLPVFFCMDRAGIVGADGPTHQGMYDISYLRCIPNMVLMAPKDEAELQQMLVTGINYTDGPIALRYPRGNGYGVPLMEEGWEGLPIGKAEILRQGDDVLILGYGSMVYPSMQAAEILSEYGIEATVINARFAKPLDTELILPLAKQIGRVVTLEEGCIMGGFGSAVVESLMDNDVVVPVKRIGVPDILVDHAEPKESFAQLGLTPPQIAERVRNAFFSKQPSVVS
- the psb28 gene encoding photosystem II reaction center protein Psb28, encoding MTAQVPSIEFFEGISEELSNVSLRRNRSTGVRSVLMTFAHLKSLEKFNSFTKKFSKALLLIDTEGRISVEPSSVKFIFGGPEGDEIDRVECVFEIEREDHWERFMRFMNRYAEANGMAYGER
- the thyD gene encoding thylakoid membrane protein ThyD, which codes for MKVAITGATGFVGSRLVERLHESGDRVLVLTRNPERAKRVFPSSTFPNVEIVAYTPTESGEWQKSLSGCDGVVNLAGEPLAEGRWTPERKQAIMDSRKIGTQRIVEAISQANPKPTVLVSTSAIGYYGTSETATFDESSATGEGFLAEVCQAWEAQAQKAKDLGVRLVILRVGIVLGMGGAIAKMIPPFKLFAGGPIGSGRQWFSWIHREDLVNLILASLRRSDIEGVYNATAPNPVRMSDFSHTMGQVLKRPSWLPVPGFALEVLLGDAAVVVLEGQEVVPKRTLQFGFEYQYPNLKSALENILFS